The proteins below come from a single Ptychodera flava strain L36383 chromosome 6, AS_Pfla_20210202, whole genome shotgun sequence genomic window:
- the LOC139135258 gene encoding uncharacterized protein: MNDINSEDTRGTRNTFYNLSLHSEVYWSSENNSLFANIPETVVDHRIPIIFGTSPADHRPHALTYDQHQNHSTPSIDTLGNSHQLTNDSGGPPTTNEANDFEDQPGACSESVPAQIHQPSETAPYEQLTWLREDNQGDVGEQGPPSYEESMRPYGQLRKGNQEDMDEHGPCPPSYDEFMRQHQV, encoded by the exons ATGAATG ACATTAATAGCGAAGACACAAGAGGTACAAGGAACACGTTTTACAATCTGAGTCTCCATTCTGAAGTCTACTGGTCTTCGGAAAACAACAGCCTGTTTGCAAATATCCCAGAAACAGTCGTCGACCATCGCATACCGATCATCTTCGGTACTTCGCCAGCTGACCATCGACCACATGCCCTGACATATGACCAACATCAAAACCACAGTACTCCCTCGATAGACACTCTCGGGAATTCACATCAACTTACTAATGACTCCGGCGGGCCACCGACGACCAATGAAGCAAACGACTTTGAGGACCAGCCAGGCGCGTGTTCTGAATCAGTTCCAGCCCAGATACACCAGCCGTCGGAAACAGCGCCATATGAACAGTTGACATGGTTGAGGGAAGACAATCAAGGGGATGTGGGCGAACAAGGTCCACCGAGCTACGAGGAATCCATGCGCCCATATGGACAGTTGCGGAAAGGCAATCAAGAGGACATGGATGAACATGGTCCATGTCCGCCGAGCTACGATGAATTCATGCGACAACACCAAGTCTGA